GGCATTGGCCTGTGTGTGGTTTCTTACATAGGCCTGAGCCTCGCGGGCCGCAAGGAGATGGGGCATTTCTTCAGCAGCCCGTGGGTCATTTCCATGGTGCTCGGCACTATCCTTGCAGCCTGCAGCGGGGTCTACGACAAACTGATATTGCAGCGGATGGATTTCGACCCTCTGACGGTGCAGGTCTGGTTCAGCCTGTACATGGCCCTATGGCAGTTTATCATCTGTGCAGTGACCTGGTACCCGACCCGAAAAAAGACCACGCCATTCCAGTTCCGCTGGAGTTTTCTCCTGGTGGCCCTGCTCCTGATTGTGGCGGACCGCTGCTACTTCTTGGCGGTAAGCGACAAGGACGCCCTGATTTCGGTGATTACCGTTTTCCGCCGTTCCAGCGTGTTCATCAGCTTTGTGGCGGGGATTGTTATCTTTAAGGAGCGCAAGAGCAAACTGAAATTCCTTGCGCTGCTGGGAATTGTGGCGGGGCTCTGTCTGATTTCTCTTGGAAAGGGCTAGCTTGCAGGGCTCGGGTTGAAAGGTTATGGCAGATAAGCGCATCGGCATCACGGGAACCATTGGTTCCGGAAAGTCCACGGTGGGGGAGTGCCTCCGCCGGCAGGGGCTCCCCGTGCTGGACGCTGATGCCTGCGTGCATGAACTTTACCGGGATTGCGAAGCCCTGCGCAAGGAACTGGCGGAGGCCTTTGGCCCGGAATGCCTGACTGCCGATGGCGTGAACCGCAAATTTTTTGCGGACCTTATTTTCAAGGACGATGCCGCCCGTGAAAAACTGGAGGCTCTGGTTTATCCCTACCTGACGGACGCGGTGCAGGAGTTTTTCGCGTCGCACTCTGTCCCAGCGTTTCTGGAGGCGGCCCTCTTGCACCGCATACCCCAGGTGGTAAAGCTTCTGGACCAGGTGTGGCTGGTGGATGCTCCTGCAAAGGTTCGACTGGAGCGGTTGGTGTCCCGGGGCCTTGCCCGTGGAGATGCGGAACGCCGTATTGAAACCCAGGGCGACATCGTCGCCTTTGCCGCCGTTTGGCAGGCACAGGGGATTACCGTTACAAGAATTGAGAACGGTGGCTCCTTGGAACAACTGGAAGAACTTGTACATCAACTCAGCCTTTCCTAAATCGTCATTCCGGCCTTGAGCCGGAATCTGGTGCCTCAGCTAACGGATCCTCGACCAAGTCGAGGATGACGAGTGCAAAAAGTCGAGGATGACAAGCGAAAAAAAATACCCTCGGCTAAGCCGAGGGCAAATTTTTCTTGAACGGACTTCGATTAGAAGTTGATGCCGAACTTGCCGGTGAGCCAAATGGGCATTTCTTCACCGTAGTAGTCGTCACCGATGCCGAACTTGGCGCTCAGGTCAACATAGAACATCGGGTTGATGGCGATGTTCACGCCAACATACGGAGCGAGACCGAGGTCGCCGCTTTCGTCAGAACCCGGAATTTCGTCACCATCGTGGGTGTTTTCGCCGAGCTTCATGTCAATGTCGAGTCCGACGTACGGAGTGAACATCTGGTTGATGGCGAAGTCGCCTTCAAGACCGATATGCAGGTTGTACGGAGGAGAAACTTCGTCGTCGCCTTCGGTACGGATGGCGAGGCCGGCTTCAGAACCGAAGTTCACCATACCGAAGTTCTGGGAGAACTGGACACCGAAGTAGAGGCCGAGACCGTCCGGGCTCACTTCTTCGTCACCGACGGGCAGGTCCACGTCAACGAAGGCGTTCATGATGGGCATGAACTGGTAGCGAACCATCAGAGGAATGTTGTTCAGACCATCGGCCTTCGCATCTTCGCCATCCCAATGGGTGAAAACGGTGTAGGGGAGCTTGACACCCAGTTCCAAGTTCGGGATGACCGTGTAGCGGGCACCAACGAAGAGTCCGAGTGCGTTCCACTTGTCCTGCATCCTGTCGGTGACGCCGACTTCAGCCTGGCCCTTGTGGTTTTCGAGTACCGGGAAGTAGTTCCAGGTAGCGAAGGAAGCTGTGGCCACCAAGGCGGTAGCGAGAGCGATTTTCTTGAACATGTATGTTCTCCTTGTTTGTGTTTTGACGGGGTAAAGGTAGTAATTTATTTACATTGAGGCAAGGCTGGGCGGGCCCTATACGGTGATAAAGTGCACAAAAGGTTGATAAAGTGTGATTTTTAACACTTCTCGCACTAGAGTCTGTTCCGGGCCTGTCCGCGCTGGGCGGAGCCGAAGTGCTTCTGGATAGTGGGACGCCAACCGGTAATTACTATATTCCACCCCTGAATTTAAGAGGTTTTTATGAGATGCTTGGTGACCGGCGGTGCCGGATTCTTGGGTAGCCACCTCTGCGAGAGGCTCTTGAACGACGGACACGAGGTCCTGTGCCTGGACAATTATTTCACCGGGCGTCTTCAGAACATCGCGCACCTGCGGGACAACCGTAATTTTGAACTTATCCGCCACGACGTCACCGAGCCTATCCTTCTGGAAGTGGACCGGATTTTCAACCTGGCCTGCCCCGCAAGCCCGGTCCATTACCAGTTCAACCCGGTAAAGACCATCAAGACCAGCGTCATGGGCGCTATCAACATGCTTGGGCTTGCCAAGCGGGTTCATGCCCGCATATTGCAGGCCAGCACCAGCGAGGTCTACGGCGACCCGGCGGTACATCCGCAAAAAGAGAATTACTGGGGAAACGTGAACCCCATCGGTATCCGCAGCTGCTACGACGAGGGCAAGCGCGTGGCGGAGACCCTCTTTATGGACTACCATCGCCAGAATAAGGTAGATATCCGCATCGTGCGCATTTTCAATACTTACGGCCCACGTATGCTCATGAACGACGGCCGCGTGGTGTCTAACTTCATTGTGCAGGCATTGAAGGGCGAAGACCTGACCATCTACGGCGACGGCAGCCAGACCCGCAGCTTCTGCTATGTGGATGATCTTATCGAGGCCTTTGCCCGCATGATGGATCAGGGCGAAATTATTGGTCCGGTGAACATCGGAAATCCCGGCGAGTTTACTATGCTGGAACTGGCTCATGCCGTACTGGAGCAGACGGGTTCCAAGAGCAAAATTGTGTACCAACCCTTGCCTGGCGACGACCCCAAGATGCGCCGCCCGGACATTGGCCTTGCAAAAAAGGCCCTGGGCTGGGAGCCCAAGGTGAATCTGTTCGACGGCCTCCAGAAGACCATCGAGTATTTCAAGACGATTGTTTAGTTATTTCACCGCGACTTTGTGAGTCTCGGTAACGCCTTGTCCCTGGATTCGCACCAGGTAGATTCCCGGTTGTGTGCCTACGGACAAGCTAACGCTGCCATTGGCGTTCCCGTTCCAGAGGGTGCGGACGGTGCGGCCTTGCAGGTCCAGCAGTTCCACTTTGGACTGACCCTTGAGGTTTACGCTGACGGTGTTGTTTGCGAAGAGGAAACTGGAAGTGCTTGCGGCTGGGCGGGAGAGCGCGGCTGGACCGGGAGAATCTCCCCTGATGGGAGTCCATTCCGGATTCAGTTCGCGGAGTTTGTTCCTGAGCCAGGTGCCCGACGGAGTAAGGTCGCTTTCGGACCAGTTTCCGCTGGTGCTGGCGCTCGTTTGCAGAGCGGCGGATGTTTCTGCGGTGTTTGAAAGGCTCCATGCGGCCCAACTGAGTTTAGCTTCGTCAATCCATTGCCAGAATTGATTTATACTGTTGTAGTTTAGGGAACCATTTCCATCGGCATTGGTGAGGCCACATTCAGAAATGAAGATTGGTATCGTGTTTAACGCTGATTTCGCAATGGGCAAGAGTCTGTTTAAATGATCATCAGTGGATGCGTAAAAATGGAATGCGTAGGCGACGTTTACGGCATTCGAGCCAGTCAGTGGGCTATTTGCAACCTCGCTGAGATTGCCCGAATAGGCCGGGGTTCCCGCAATAATAAGGTTGTCTGGGTCGATTGCTCTGATTTTTGGAATAATAAACTCCAGGTAGGGCTTGATTGGATTCCAATCGCTTGGGCCTGTCCAGGTGTCTGTTCCAGGTTCGTTGTAGACTTCATAAATTACATTAGGATATTGTCCGTATTTCGTGGCCATGTATTCAAAGAATTCCGCGGCTTTATTCCAGCGCTGGCCGTCTCCATTGTCATTTGCCCAATGTGTGTGCAAATCAATAATGACGTAAATTCCCTTAGCGATTGCGGCATCAATAACAGCCTCGGCCTGTAGTATTGTGCCGGATGGATCGGAAATGTATCCATTCTTATCAAGTTTCTGATTCCATGCGTTGGTTTCAAAGGCCATTGCCGCACGGACGAGGTTTACGTGCCAGTCTTCTGCTAACCAGTTTACGACACTTGCGTTATAGAAGGGGAATGCCGTGTGAGAATGGCTCCAGTAATAGCTCATTCCCCTGAGTTGGGCGGGCTGCCCGTTGGCGCCCACCACCTGGGTTCCCTGGACGGACAAAGCGCCGATGTCGTCAATGGGTGCGGCCTCGGATAGGCCAAATGCAAGCCCCAAAACCGCGACAATCTTCGTGGTGATTTTCATAAAACACTCCTTTCTCATCTCTCCTTGAAAAATAATTAAAAATCGGCCAAAGCGAAAAATTGACCGATTTTTGTGAGAAATATTTACGGCTGTGTGGCAATTTTACGGCTGAATATTGATCATGGGAATCATCTTATCATTTCCGTTGACCTGGGGGAGCTTGCCGTCCCATTTTTCAATCCACTTGAGCATCAGGTATTCCTTGCCGTTCTGTTTCTTGAGGGCTTCCATCTGGAGGGCGATGACGGCTGAGTCCGCCTTGGCCTTGGCCACCCGTTGCTCGTTTTGGTAGTCCATCTTAATCTTGATGTTCTTTTCCTTGAGAGCCTCTTGCTCTTGTACCTGCTTGGCCTCAATGGCCTCGTTGAAGGCTCTGCTGAACTGGAATTCCGTAATGGTGAAACCATCAATGATGATATGGGCTCCGGCGGAGTCCAGCTTTGACTTGAGAGCCGATTCCATACGGCTGCGGATTTCTTCGCGTTTCTGGAGCATTTCTTCGGGAACGTATTGCGGTGTGATGCCCGTGATGGTTTCCTTGATTTTGGGCTGGAGGACGGTGGCCACATACCGTGTGCCGTACTTGGAGTAAATCTTGTCTACGTTCTGCGGGTCCACATGGTAGTTCACGTTGGTGCCCACATATACGGTCTGCAAATCTTTGGAGCCGGATTCTATCTTGACCGTTTCCAGCTGGGTGCTCACGGGGATACGGATGACTTCTTTGGTGACAATGTTGTAAAAGTTTAGCCCAGGCTCAAAGGTCTCGCTGTACTTTCCGAACTGGAGCACCACACCGCGCTCCGTTTCATCAATCTGGGCGCACCCCAAAAGGACGAGGGATGCGGCTATCGCTAAAAGAAATTTTGTTTTCATAACGGTCTCCTTTCTTTCAAAGATAACATTTAGTCGGAAAAATGTTAGATGTCGTCCAGCACCTTTTCCATCATTTCCATGTTCTCTTCACAGTATTCGAGCTGCCTGGAGAGAATCTTGATGGCATTGATTTTTCCGCCCAGTTCACGGGTGAAGAACCGTGCCACATTCCAGAAGAACACGGCGAAATTGCGCTTGCCATTGGCATGGCCTTCAAACAGGCATTTGGCGAAATGCCTGTATACCAGGTAGGCGAGCAGGCGACTGCTTTCGGTTTCGGAAAAATAACCCTGGTCTTCGATGGGAGTGCTGTTGGCAGAATCTGCGTCAATGCGGGTCTTGATTCGGGCGAGGGCACTGTCCCATGCCGGGCCGAAACTGACCGTCTTGGCAAGAAGCTCGTACAGCTCGCAAACACTACCGAGAGGGGCGAAGGGTTTTTCATTGTTGTATCCGAAAGCGGTGTAGAGTTTCTCCTTGAAAGAGGCTGTGCCATCGGCGAGGGCTTTGAACATTTGCTCCCTTTCGTAAAGCACTTCGTTCCGGATTTCGATGTCGTCTTCGCTCAGTTCGTCTTCGGGCTCGTCACATTCTTCGGCCGTGAATGCAAGAGGGCCTTCGCCTTCAAGCAGGAGCCGTGTCGCCTCTTCGCAGCAGAGCCCTAGGCCCCGTTCCATGATGTCACCGTATACTTCTACGAACCGCGGGTGCTCACGACAGATTTCGCAGAGGGCGCCCTCCCCCAGATTCTGATAGATTTCGCAGAGGTTGCTTTTGTCCAAAAACGGACAGCGGTCGTGGGGAAGCAGCTTGAAGTGTCCTTCTTCGATATTTGCGCGAAGCTTGTCGCCAAAGGGCCCTTTTACCTTGCTGTAGGAATCCTGCGAAGTTTTGTCGATGTCGATTTCCCAGCCTACGCAGCAGGTGTCGCTGCAGTGGGTGGCCGTGCATTTGAATTTATCATAAAAATCGGGCTTGCGAAGGATCATGGTCTCAGTACTTTTCTTGTTCTACCTTCTTGAGTACGCGGCAGGGGTTGCCTACGGCAACGACACCCTGCGGGATGGCCCGTGTGACCACGCTCCCCGCCCCGATGACGCTGCCTGTACCGATGGTCACGCCTCCGCAAATGGTCACGTTCCCAGCAATCCAGCAGTTGTCCTCGATAGTAACCGGCTTTGCATATTCTAGGTCGGTGAGGCTGCCGTCGGGCTTTTCGAACATGTTGCGTTCTTGCCAACGCAGCGGGTGTATGGGCGTGAGAATCGAAACGTTCGGGCCTATGAATACGTTGCTCCCGATGTTTACCGGAGCGCAATCCAACACGGTGAAGTTGAAATTCGCGTAGCTCTTTTCACCGATGCGGGTATTGCTCCCGTAATCGAAAAAGACAGGCCCTTGCAGGTAAACGCCCCTTGCGGGTGTTGTCTCCAGAATCTGGGCTAGGATTTCCTCCCGGGCCTTGTCGGTTTCCAGAAGGCCGTTATATTGTTGGCACAGGGCGTGGCATGCGGATCTTCTTGATGCAAGCTCCCTGTCGCTTGGATCGTAAAGTTTGCCGGCAAGCATTTTTTCTTTTTCTGTCATGGCAAGAAAATAAAAAAGTTTGAGGGGTAAGAAACGCCGCGTTACCATCGCCACTTTGTAAAATTCATGACTTACGGGTACTTCGCTCCGGGGACGTTCTTCAGGATTTCTTTCCAGAAGTCGCGGAATTCTTTTTCGGTGACGATGCCGCCGGCGGAAAGTAGGCGGTAGTGCTCGCCTTGCCAGATGTAATCGACGGGGGAGGAGTCAAAGCCGTTGCGGGTGTAAAATTCGCGACGGCGGTTCCTGTGTTCGAGTTCTTCGGCGTCCTTGGAATCTTCTTCGACTTCAATATCGACGACGATGCGCGTGTCGGGGTGTTGCCTGCGGATGGCCTGCAGGATTTGCGAACCGTATCCGCGACTGCGCAGTTCTGGCACAACCGCGAAATAGACGATGTTCGTGATGCTCCCGTGTGTGATGGAATTCGAGAACCCGCAGAACATGGGAGCCGCGGCGTTCTCGCCATTATCCTTGTTAAAAAACGCCCAGAATTCCCGCTTGATTTTATCGTCGAGCAAATGTTTTATCGGAATACGTTCGTTTGCCGGGAACGCCGATTCGTACAGTGCCTTGACCTGCGGAAACCAGGGGGCATCTCTTGTGACATCGAAAAACTGGAGCATCGGCAGAAAGAATAGGATAAAAAGGCGCGTGCGTCAAGCAGGGGCGCGCGCTTCGGTGTGTTTTAGTGTATATTTACCAACATGAAATCGTTTGAAAATAAAGTGGTCGTGGTGACGGGTGGGGCCCACGGGATAGGCGCTACCGTTGTGAGTGAATTCGAGAAAGAGGGGGCGAAGGTCGCCTACATCGACATTCGCGAGAATCCCTGTTTTGTAGGGGACTTGTCAAAAAAGGAAGTCCTCGAAAAATTTGCGCAGTTCGTCATCGAAAAATACGGGCACGTGGATGTGCTGGTGAACAACGCGCTCCCGCTGATGAAAGGCATTGACGAATGTAGCTACGAAGAATTCAGCTATGCGCTGGCGGTGGGCGTGACGGCCCCGTTTTATCTCGCGAAATTTTTCGCACCGCATTTCGGGGTGGGCGCGAGCATTATAAACATTTCTTCGAGTCGCGACCGCATGAGTCAACCGCAAACGGAAAGCTATACGGCGGCGAAGGGCGGAATTGCTGCCCTTACCCATGCGCTTGCAGTGAGCTTTGCGGGCCGCGTCCGCGTGAATTCCATTTCGCCGGGCTGGATCGATACGGATTTCAAGGTTTACGAAGGTCTCGATGCCACGCAGCAGCCCGCAGGCCGCGTCGGGAACCCGCTCGACATCGCCAACATGGTGCTTTACCTCGCCAGCGACAAGGCCGGTTTTATTACCGGCGAAAACATCTGCATCGACGGCGGTATGACCCGCCAGATGATTTACCACAACGACTGCGGCTGGAAATTCGAAGGGTAGGAAATGAAAAACCTTGTCATTTACGTGCACGGGAAGGGCGGGAACGCTGACTACGTGCGTGAAAACCCGATCGAGTGGCGTGTCCCGACAAAAATTCTGTACGGTTCGAACGACAACCTGACCTCGCTAGATACGATGCACGATTTCGTCCAGAGAATCGGAGCCCCCTTGACCATAATGGATGGCGGCGGACACTGGTTCCACACTGACGAACAGATGGCATTCCTTGATAAGTGGATTAGAACGGAGGCTTTATGAAGAAGTTTCTTGTTGCGATGACAGTTCAAAAAAGATTGAATTTGCTGGTTAAAGCGGATTTAATGGTGTAATTTTTGGTATTTTTGTAAAATCTACCCCCTTAACCTTGATTTTTGTCTAGTAATAGTGTATATTTAGGGTATGAGTACCAAGAATTATGCCAGGGAATGCTATCTCAAGAAAATCCGCGGTTTCTACCGCGATTGCGAGATAATCAAGGTCATTACGGGGGTCCGCCGCTGCGGCAAGTCGAGCCTGATGGAGACTATTGCGCAGGAACTCGCTGATTCGGGTGTCGCTCCCGAAAACATCGTCTATCTCGACTTGGACAGGCGCGGGTTCAAGAATATCAAGACTGCAGATCAGTTGGAAAAATGCATTGAGGAGCATTCCGCTGCGCAAGGGACCAAATTCCTGTTCATTGACGAGATTCAAAATGTCAAGGACTTTGAGGTGGTCATCAACGCATTCAGGGCGGAAGGCGACTTTTCCATATTCATTACGGGTTCGAATTCATACCTGTTGAGCGGTGAACTGGTCACCAAGCTGACGGGCAGATATATCGAGTTCGAAATGTTCCCGCTCAATTTCCAGGAATACTTGGGAATGAAGCGTTTCTTCGGCAAAGCAGTCAGCCAAAATCTTGTGGAAGAGTTCGACAACTTCCTCGTGGAGGGCGGTTTCCCGAAAGCGGTCCAGTACGATTCGCCGCAAGACAAGAGGGCTTACATCGAAAGTGTAATCAATGAAATTTTTGAGAAGGATATCAAGCGACGCGTGAAAATCCGCAATGTGTCGGTGTTCAACAAGATTCGAAACTACATGATAAACAACTTCGGTGCGACAACGAGCCTTACCAACATGCTCGAAGACTTGCGTAAGAACGGCTCCGACATCAAGCGGGAAACCTTGAACAGGTACATCCAGATTTTGGTCGATTCGAAAATCCTCTACGAGTGCAACCGCTTCGACATGAAATCGCGAAGGTCTATCGCAGGCGAAAAGAAATACTACTTGGCCGATGTGGGATTTTACTACGCGACCAATACCGACAACCGCATAAATTACGGCCCCGTCATGGAGAACGTTTTTTACGCCTACGCCAAATCGAACGGTTATAGCGTGAGTGTCGGGCGCATTGGGAAGCTGGAGTGCGACTTTATTCTGCAAAGGGATTTTTCGGAGTACAGTTACGTGCAAGTCTGCATGACGATGATGGATAGCCGAAAGACTGAGGACCGCGAATATGCCCCGCTGGAGAAAATTCGGGACAATTACGCGAAGTACGTGCTGACTCGAAATGACGTTATCCAGCACAGGAACGGGATTGTCCACAAGAACATGCCCGAAATGATGAACGACGGGGAATTGCCGTAGGTTGACTTTTCTGAGATTGCTCGCCGATTGGGAATCCCGCAACCCCTCTTTGCTGCATATGTAAATGGGACGAAAAAGCCGTCGTCGGCAAGAAAGAAGCTCATTGACGAGGAATTGCGCCGCATTGGCAGGGAGTTGCTGAAAACCGTGGCGTAGTGATGTGCGGGCGGCTTTGCTTTTTTTATTGGCCAAATTCGACTTTGCTGAAAGACTTGTAATGGTTGCTAGTGTAATAGATGTTGCAGCCGCTGCTGTAGACTAGACGGTTTGTGCCACGGTTGCTTGCGAAGTAATCGACGTCGGCTTCGTACCAAGTCCCTTGGGGCAATAGTCCTTCGCGATTTTCGAAATAATCTCCACCGATCATCACGCCAAGCGTCGTAAGCGGATTGAAATTCCATTTGGTAAAATTCCGGCCGGTTTTTTGCTCGTAGAGCCTTTTACCTTCGCTTTTGCTCACGTAGTTTGAAGGAAGACTCCCATTTTCGCAAATGTATTTGGCGACTTCATTCTTTGATGTGTACTGAGTTCCTGGTTGGCTTGTTGAAACTATCGGGGCCGCACTTGAGGAGAATGGCGACGATTTGCCGACAAATGTATAGATACCGGATACGATTGCCAAGATAACGCATAGCGCGAACATAAAACTGCGCAGCGATTTGTTCTTTTTATGGTAACCGGTGTTTGATGAGTAACGCGGTCGTGGTTCTTGGCGCAACGCAACGCCTTCGAGGGAGCCTTTCTCGATTCGGGTACCTTTCTCGGTTTTACCGAAACTACTGATGATGATTGTATCGCCAACTCGTGGCTGTCGAACGGGATGCCCTAATGCTGAAATGTGGAAGAAAAACTTTGTTCCGTTCACTGTGGCGAAACCGAATCTTTTTTCTTCATTCCACTGCGTTACTGTTGCTTTATTTGTGATGGGCATGGGTGTTCCAAATGGTCGCGTTTATCTGCGATTGAAATATAGAAAGAACCACCTCTTTTTCTAACCACTAGCCGCTGTTTACGGCCTGACGGCCTAACCACTGTGGAACCGGGGCGTTGCGGGGTGTCCCCGCAGAGGGGGTGATGGAAGACCCGGCTAGATCCTTGGACTTCGGCGCGTCGCGCCTACACTCAGGATGACATGGCCGGGGCTGTAGCGAGGGGGAGGCTTCCCCCTTTTGTGTAATTGGAGGTCCCCGACCAAGTCGGGGAAGACACGCAGGGATGGATTGCCGCGCTACACTGCGTTCCGCTCGCAATGATGCGTAGGGGGATTCTATCGCCCTTGACAGGGCTCCAGAATGACATTTTCCTAACCACTAACCA
The DNA window shown above is from Fibrobacter sp. and carries:
- a CDS encoding DMT family transporter, producing MSWLLLALSSAFFLGFYDLAKKKSVQGNAVRPVLFLCSACYALFMLPILVSGHTETLALREHVFLMGKALIVGGSWLLTYNAIAHMPLSISATIRALAPLFTIGIAVSFMGERPFPLQWAGIGLCVVSYIGLSLAGRKEMGHFFSSPWVISMVLGTILAACSGVYDKLILQRMDFDPLTVQVWFSLYMALWQFIICAVTWYPTRKKTTPFQFRWSFLLVALLLIVADRCYFLAVSDKDALISVITVFRRSSVFISFVAGIVIFKERKSKLKFLALLGIVAGLCLISLGKG
- the coaE gene encoding dephospho-CoA kinase (Dephospho-CoA kinase (CoaE) performs the final step in coenzyme A biosynthesis.) gives rise to the protein MADKRIGITGTIGSGKSTVGECLRRQGLPVLDADACVHELYRDCEALRKELAEAFGPECLTADGVNRKFFADLIFKDDAAREKLEALVYPYLTDAVQEFFASHSVPAFLEAALLHRIPQVVKLLDQVWLVDAPAKVRLERLVSRGLARGDAERRIETQGDIVAFAAVWQAQGITVTRIENGGSLEQLEELVHQLSLS
- a CDS encoding transporter gives rise to the protein MFKKIALATALVATASFATWNYFPVLENHKGQAEVGVTDRMQDKWNALGLFVGARYTVIPNLELGVKLPYTVFTHWDGEDAKADGLNNIPLMVRYQFMPIMNAFVDVDLPVGDEEVSPDGLGLYFGVQFSQNFGMVNFGSEAGLAIRTEGDDEVSPPYNLHIGLEGDFAINQMFTPYVGLDIDMKLGENTHDGDEIPGSDESGDLGLAPYVGVNIAINPMFYVDLSAKFGIGDDYYGEEMPIWLTGKFGINF
- a CDS encoding SDR family oxidoreductase, which produces MRCLVTGGAGFLGSHLCERLLNDGHEVLCLDNYFTGRLQNIAHLRDNRNFELIRHDVTEPILLEVDRIFNLACPASPVHYQFNPVKTIKTSVMGAINMLGLAKRVHARILQASTSEVYGDPAVHPQKENYWGNVNPIGIRSCYDEGKRVAETLFMDYHRQNKVDIRIVRIFNTYGPRMLMNDGRVVSNFIVQALKGEDLTIYGDGSQTRSFCYVDDLIEAFARMMDQGEIIGPVNIGNPGEFTMLELAHAVLEQTGSKSKIVYQPLPGDDPKMRRPDIGLAKKALGWEPKVNLFDGLQKTIEYFKTIV
- a CDS encoding cellulase family glycosylhydrolase, producing MKITTKIVAVLGLAFGLSEAAPIDDIGALSVQGTQVVGANGQPAQLRGMSYYWSHSHTAFPFYNASVVNWLAEDWHVNLVRAAMAFETNAWNQKLDKNGYISDPSGTILQAEAVIDAAIAKGIYVIIDLHTHWANDNGDGQRWNKAAEFFEYMATKYGQYPNVIYEVYNEPGTDTWTGPSDWNPIKPYLEFIIPKIRAIDPDNLIIAGTPAYSGNLSEVANSPLTGSNAVNVAYAFHFYASTDDHLNRLLPIAKSALNTIPIFISECGLTNADGNGSLNYNSINQFWQWIDEAKLSWAAWSLSNTAETSAALQTSASTSGNWSESDLTPSGTWLRNKLRELNPEWTPIRGDSPGPAALSRPAASTSSFLFANNTVSVNLKGQSKVELLDLQGRTVRTLWNGNANGSVSLSVGTQPGIYLVRIQGQGVTETHKVAVK
- a CDS encoding prohibitin family protein, with translation MKTKFLLAIAASLVLLGCAQIDETERGVVLQFGKYSETFEPGLNFYNIVTKEVIRIPVSTQLETVKIESGSKDLQTVYVGTNVNYHVDPQNVDKIYSKYGTRYVATVLQPKIKETITGITPQYVPEEMLQKREEIRSRMESALKSKLDSAGAHIIIDGFTITEFQFSRAFNEAIEAKQVQEQEALKEKNIKIKMDYQNEQRVAKAKADSAVIALQMEALKKQNGKEYLMLKWIEKWDGKLPQVNGNDKMIPMINIQP
- the fliB gene encoding flagellin lysine-N-methylase, which produces MILRKPDFYDKFKCTATHCSDTCCVGWEIDIDKTSQDSYSKVKGPFGDKLRANIEEGHFKLLPHDRCPFLDKSNLCEIYQNLGEGALCEICREHPRFVEVYGDIMERGLGLCCEEATRLLLEGEGPLAFTAEECDEPEDELSEDDIEIRNEVLYEREQMFKALADGTASFKEKLYTAFGYNNEKPFAPLGSVCELYELLAKTVSFGPAWDSALARIKTRIDADSANSTPIEDQGYFSETESSRLLAYLVYRHFAKCLFEGHANGKRNFAVFFWNVARFFTRELGGKINAIKILSRQLEYCEENMEMMEKVLDDI
- a CDS encoding sugar O-acetyltransferase is translated as MTEKEKMLAGKLYDPSDRELASRRSACHALCQQYNGLLETDKAREEILAQILETTPARGVYLQGPVFFDYGSNTRIGEKSYANFNFTVLDCAPVNIGSNVFIGPNVSILTPIHPLRWQERNMFEKPDGSLTDLEYAKPVTIEDNCWIAGNVTICGGVTIGTGSVIGAGSVVTRAIPQGVVAVGNPCRVLKKVEQEKY
- a CDS encoding GNAT family N-acetyltransferase, encoding MLQFFDVTRDAPWFPQVKALYESAFPANERIPIKHLLDDKIKREFWAFFNKDNGENAAAPMFCGFSNSITHGSITNIVYFAVVPELRSRGYGSQILQAIRRQHPDTRIVVDIEVEEDSKDAEELEHRNRRREFYTRNGFDSSPVDYIWQGEHYRLLSAGGIVTEKEFRDFWKEILKNVPGAKYP
- a CDS encoding SDR family oxidoreductase, with product MKSFENKVVVVTGGAHGIGATVVSEFEKEGAKVAYIDIRENPCFVGDLSKKEVLEKFAQFVIEKYGHVDVLVNNALPLMKGIDECSYEEFSYALAVGVTAPFYLAKFFAPHFGVGASIINISSSRDRMSQPQTESYTAAKGGIAALTHALAVSFAGRVRVNSISPGWIDTDFKVYEGLDATQQPAGRVGNPLDIANMVLYLASDKAGFITGENICIDGGMTRQMIYHNDCGWKFEG
- a CDS encoding ATP-binding protein, whose amino-acid sequence is MSTKNYARECYLKKIRGFYRDCEIIKVITGVRRCGKSSLMETIAQELADSGVAPENIVYLDLDRRGFKNIKTADQLEKCIEEHSAAQGTKFLFIDEIQNVKDFEVVINAFRAEGDFSIFITGSNSYLLSGELVTKLTGRYIEFEMFPLNFQEYLGMKRFFGKAVSQNLVEEFDNFLVEGGFPKAVQYDSPQDKRAYIESVINEIFEKDIKRRVKIRNVSVFNKIRNYMINNFGATTSLTNMLEDLRKNGSDIKRETLNRYIQILVDSKILYECNRFDMKSRRSIAGEKKYYLADVGFYYATNTDNRINYGPVMENVFYAYAKSNGYSVSVGRIGKLECDFILQRDFSEYSYVQVCMTMMDSRKTEDREYAPLEKIRDNYAKYVLTRNDVIQHRNGIVHKNMPEMMNDGELP